From Hymenobacter sediminicola:
CCCCTGAACCCGGCCGCCTGGCAGCCGGTGCCGGCCGCTCCGGCCGATGCGGTGCAGCCCTACGCTGCGGCGCTGGCGGCGCGGGAGCCGGGCGCGGCGGCCGTGGTGCCGCTGCTGGGCGTGGCGTCGCGCCAGGACTCGGTGGCGCGGTATCCGATGCGGCCGTATTCGGTGCTGCGCAATGCATTCAACGTGTTCAGCTGGGGTGTGGTGCAAAGCCCGACCGGCAACAGCGTGAGTCTGGGCGTCCGGTCGCAGGACGTGCTGAGCACCACGCAAGCCATTGCGGGTGTCAGCTACGACCAGAACGAGCGGACAGCGGCCGTATTCGGCGGCTTCAGCTACCAGGGCCAGTATCCGGTGCTCGATGCCGAAATCAGCCACGGCGGCCGCGACGTGACCATCCGCCGCAACGGTGCTCTGCTCCGCGACCAATGGCAGGCCACCCGCCTCACTACCGGCCTGCGCCTGCCGCTCACGCTCACCCGCTCCCGGATGCTCTCGGCCCTCACTCTAAGCAGCTACTACCTGCACGAGCGAGTCAGCGGCTACGACCTGCCGGTACGCTTCCGCTCCGAACCCGGCCCCGACCAGCCCGTGCATGCGCTCCAGACCACGCTCAGCTACGTGGCTCAGCTCAAGCAAAGTGCCCGCGACGTGGCCCCATGCCTGGGCGGCACGCTGTTGCTCACGTCGCGGCTTACGCCTTTCAGGACCGGGCTGGACGCGCGGCAGTGGGGGGCGCAAGGCAGTGTATTTCTGCCCGGCCTGGCCAAGCACCATGCGCTGCGCTTGCGCGCTGGCTACCAGTATCAGCAGCAGAGCCAGTATCAGTTTGCTTCGGCCGTGTCGTTTCCGCGTGGTGAGGGCTACGTGAGTTTTGATAGGCTGCGGGCTGCCTCCGTAGACTACTATTTGCCGCTGGCGTTTCCGCATTGGTCAGTGGGGCGGGTGCTGTACGTGCAGCGGCTGCGGGCCACTACCTTTCTGGATGTAGCGCAGGGCCGCAGCGCGGGTATATCTGGGGCCGGTAACTACCGCAATGTGGGCCTCGATGTGGCGGCACTGTTCAATGTGCTGCGCCTGCGTACGCCGCTGGAAGCTGGCTTGCGGCTGGTGGTGAACACTTACACCAATGAACTGATTCTGGAGCCGCTGGCTTTCAGCATCCGGCTGTAGGAGTCTGCCTCATATAGTCGCGAAACGGGTGCGCAGGCTGGGGTGTTTCTCATGGGGTAAGCCACTACTGCCAGTACAGGCGGCTTTTGGTGATACATTTACCTCAGTGTCCGACTATATATCTACTTAATTCTTACTGATACCCGTGAAATTTCCGCCTATTCCTGCCTTGCGTTACCTGACTATAGGTGCCACCACTACTTCCGTTATTGCTATTAGTCTTGCTTTTCGGCTTCCCGCCGATCCGGCTGAAAAGCTGGTGGAGCGCCTGCTGGCGTTTTATGCCGAAGCCCAGCCTGAAGTCAGCTACCTGCACCTCAACCAAGCTGCCTATGCCGCCGGCGAAACCGTGTGGTTTAAAGCCTACGTGGCCGATGCCCGCTACCACCGGCTCGATTCGCTCAGCCGGGTGCTGTATGTAGATGTAGTAAGTCCTTCCGGACGCCGCGTACTGCTGCGCCGTACGCTGGCGCTGCGCGGTGGCCTGGCCCACGGCGACCTGGCCCTGCCCGATACGCTGGCCCAAGGCGTGTATACGGTGCGCGCTTATACCTCCTGGATGCGCAACGCCGGGGAGCAGCTGTTTTTCTCGCGCCGTCTTCCTGTATGGCAAATGGCTTCACCGGCTACTGATGAGGTGGGCACCCCGGCCGGCAAAACAACCTCCGCCCGCCGTAGTTCGGCACGGCCAGCCGCTGCCCTGCGCCCCGACGTGCAGTTTTTTCCGGAAGGCGGCGACTACGTGGCCGGTCTGGCTACGGTAGTAGGAGTGAAGGCCATGGATGCCACCGGCACTGGCTTAGCCGTGCGCGGCGAAATCCTAGATGAGCAGAACCAGGTGCAAGCCAGCTTCAGTACGCCCGCCCTGGGCATGAGTTCTTTCAACTTCACGCCGGCCCCTGGCCGCCGCTACCACGCCCGCGTCGTATTGCCAACCGGCGCCACCGCCGACTACCCGCTGCCGGCTGCCTTGCCGGATGGCTTTGTGATGAACACGCGGGAAGCCGGCAACTCGCTGAAAGTATTTATCCGGCACCGGGCGGCAGCCGGGACATCGGCAAAACCTGCCGGGTTTAGGCTGCTGGCGCATGTGCGTGGCACACCGGTGTATATGGGGCAGGGGCAGATTCAGGCCGACGAAACCTTCTCGGCTTCATTGCCCAAAGACAAGATGCCTGCCGGCGTGCTGCACCTCACGTTGTTCGATGACCAGCAGCAGCCTCGCGCCGAACGGCTGGCGTTTGTACCCGATGCCCGCCCGCTACGCGTAACCGTGCGCCCCGATAAGTCCGGCTACGGCCCGCGCGAAGCCGTGACCGTGGATGTGGAAGTGCGCACGGCCGACGGAGCGCCGGCCGCCGCCGAGTTGTCGCTGGCCGTAACCAGTGAGGCAGGCCTGCCAGCTACTGCTACCACCGATGCTACCATCGAGTCGCAACTGCTGCTGACCTCGGAGCTGAAAGGCTACGTCGAAAATCCTGGGTACTACTTCCGCAACTCCACACCCGAAACCCGATTGGCCCTCGACCAGCTGCTGCTGACGCAGGGCTGGAGCCGCTTTGTGTGGCGGGAGCTGCTGCAGGACGTTTCGCCCGTAGCCAACTACCAGTTTCTGCCTGAGCAGAGCCTTTCGCTGGGAGGCCGGCTGGTGCGCGCCAATCAGAAGCCCGTGCCCAACGGTAGCGTGACGCTGCTGCAACAACCAAGCAGAAGCGTAAGTACCGGCCAGGCGAATGCGCAGGGGCAATTCCTGTTTATGGGCTTCAGCGGCCAAGATTCAACGAAGGTGGTAGTGCAGGCCCGCACCGAGAAAGGCAGCAGCAACGTGCTGGTGCAGCTGAATGAGCTATGGCCGCTGCCAGCTAAACCGCTACCCCTGCCGCTACTGGTACCCGCAGCTGCTCCCGAAGTAGCGGCCTACACCCAGCGTAGCCGCCGCCAGCAGGTACTGGAGCAGCAATACCGCCCCGATTCGAGCCGGAGTATTCAGCTCCGCAACGTCACGGTGAAAGGAAGCCGACCAGCAGAGCCCGCGCGTGACATTCGCTCTATTCATAGCAACCCCAGCGCGGTACTGAATCTGCGCGACATTCCGCAGGCCAATGCCTACACTGATATTTTCCAGCTGCTGCAGGGCCGCGTAGCCGGCGTGCAAGTAACCCGCAGCGGCTCTTCTTACAACGTATTGATACGGGGTATTACCAGCCTGTCGGGACCCAGCCAGCCGCTGTTTCTGCTGGATGGCGTGCCGCTGTCGGATGCGGATGCGCTGATGGGAATTTCGCCCTCCATTGTGGAGCGTATTGAAGTGCTGAAAGGCCCCTCGGCTGCCATATACGGCATGCGGGGCGGCGCTGGGGCCATTGCCGTTTTCACCAAAACCGGCAACCCCGACTACGACTACAGCAAGGAGCCCGCTGCGGGCATCGTAACGCGCCTGCTGCCGGCCTACTACCGGGCCCGCGAGTTCTATGCCCCGCGCTACGAAAAAGCCCCGGCTGCTGCTCGCCCCGACCCGCGCGCTACCACGCTCTATTGGCTGCCGCGCCTGGCCGTTTCCGCGTCCGGCACGGCCCGCTTTACCTTCTACACTGCCGACCAGGGCGGCACCTTCCGCGTCAGCGCCGAAGGCATTGGGGCTGCCGGCCAGCCGGCGCTGGGCGCGTCGGCCCTGCGCGTCACGCCCCGCTAATACCTTAGAGTTTTCGAAACGGGTGCCGGCCCAGCGCCAATCGTTCGGCCAGCTCCACGGCGCGGCGGGCGCGGGTTTCGGGTTGCTTGGCGCTGGCTACGTGCTGCGCCATGGCCCGCCGCATGGCCCCTGTCTGCCCGGCAAAGGTGGCAGCGGCCTCAGGCCACGCTTCCAGTGCTTCGGCTAGCTCTTCGGGCGGGTCCACGTGGTCGGGGTCCGGGTCGGGAGTGAGGCTGACGGTGAGGTGCTGGCCCAGCTGAATGCCGATGGCGCGGCACAGGTCTTTGTTGAGCATGAGGTAGCGCCCGCCACCGGGCAGCGGCAGCAGCCCCAGCCGCACGGCGTGGCCGTTTACGGTACCTGTCACGCGTTTCGCGCTTTTGCCGCCCAGCGCCTCCACCATTAGCGGCGGCACTACTACTATCTGGGTAGGCATGAAGCTGGGGCCGCCGGCCTCCAGCTGCGCCTGAAAAGTGTGCGAGGTTTCCATGCAGTGAAAGTAAAGTGCCCGGCTGTAATGTCAGATCAAGCCAGCCCAGCAACAAGTGGTGTCTGGTAAGCAGGCTAGGCTACGGCTCTTTTGTAGCAAGTGTAACAGAGGTAGGGGTTTTATTCAGCTAACGTTCTGCTTTATGCTGATCTGTATGCAGCGCATTTATGTCCTCGGCATGCCTCCTAAACTTTGATTCTGGCGGATTTGGCCCCAACTTGCCTAATCCGTGGCCGCCCCAGCGGCAATTCCCTCCGGAATCCGACTTATGCTCAAAATCAACAAACAAGACGCCCTCGACTACCACTCCCAGAGTCCTGCCGGCAAGATTGAGGTAGTGCCCACCAAGCCCGTCAGCACCCAGCTGGACCTGGCGCTGGCCTACTCGCCGGGCGTGGCCGAGCCCTGCCTGGCCATTGCTGCCAATCCCGACGACGTTTATAAATACACTGCCAAGGGCAACCTGGTGGCCGTTATCAGCAACGGTACGGCCGTGCTGGGCCTCGGCAACATCGGGCCGGCTGCCAGCAAGCCCGTCATGGAAGGCAAGGGCGTACTGTTCAAGAAATTCGCCGGCATCGACTGCTTCGACATCGAAATCGACGCCACCGACCCCGACGAGTTCATCCGCATCGTGAAGGCGCTGGAGCCCACGTTCGGCGGCATCAACCTCGAAGACATCAAGGCCCCGGAGTGCTTCCGCATCGAGACGGAGCTGCGCGAGAAGATGAACATCCCGCTCATGCACGACGACCAGCACGGCACGGCCATCATTTCGTCGGCGGCGCTGCTCAACGGGCTGGAAGTGGTGGGCAAAAGCATCAAGGAAATCAAGCTGGTGGTGAGCGGCGCGGGCGCGGCTGCCATCAGCTGCCTGCGCCTGTACCTGGCGCTGGGCCTCAAGCTCGAAAACGTGGTGGTGTTCGACAAGGATGGCATCATTCATGCCGGCCGCACCGACCTGGCGCCGCTGCAGATGCAGTTTGCCACCAGCCGGTCCATCAGCACGCTGGCCGAGGCTATGGAAGGTGCCGACGTGTTCCTGGGCCTTTCGGCGGCCAACGTGCTGCCCGCCGAGCTGCTGCTGAAAATGGCCGACAACCCCATTGTATTCGCGCTGGCCAACCCTTCGCCGGAAATTGCCTACGAACTGGCCGTGGCCACCCGCCCCGACCTGATTATGGCCACCGGCCGCTCCGACCACCCCAACCAGGTGAACAACGTACTCGGCTTCCCCTACATCTTCCGGGGCGCGCTGGACGTACGGGCCACCGAAATCAACGAGGCTATGAAGCTGGCCGCCGTGCGCGCCCTCTCCGACCTGGCCAAGGAGCCCGTGCCGGATATGGTAAACCGCGCCTACGGCGACAATACGCTGGCCTTTGGCCGGACCTACCTCATTCCCAAGCCCCTCGACCCGCGCCTGATTACGACGGTAAGTCCGGCTGTGGCCAAAGCCGCCATGGAAAGCGGCTCGGCCCGCCGCAACATCGAGGACTGGACTGCCTACGAGGACGAGCTGCGCGGCCGCCTCGGCGTGAACCAGAAGCTGATGAACCGCATCACGTCGGCGGCCCGCGCCAACCCCAAGCGGGTGGTCTTCGCCGAAGCCGACAACTACAAAATCCTCAAAGCAGCCCAGATTCTGTTCGACGAAGGCATTGCGGTGCCCATTCTGCTCGGCAACCGCAAAAAGCTGGAAGGCATTGCGCAGGCCAATAACCTCGACCTGAATGGCTGCCAGATTATTGATATTCTGGAAGAGGACGCCAAGCGCGAAGAGTACGCCAACCTGCTGTATGAAAAGCGCCGCCGCCGCGGCATCACGCTCTACGAAGGCCGCCGCCTGCTGCGCGAGCGGAACTACTACGGCTCGATGATGCTGGAAACCGGCGAGGCCGACGCCTTCATCACTGGTCTCACTAAAGACTATGGCAAGAGCATTGTGCCCTCGCTGCAGGTGATTGGGGTGGAGGAAGGCGTGAAGCGTGTGGCCTCTATGTACATCATTCAGCACAAGAAAGGCCCGTTCTTCTTCGCCGATACTACCGTCAACATCGACCCCACGGCCGAGGAAATGGTGGACATCATCGGCCTCACGGCCGAGGCTGTGCGCTTCTTCGACGCCGAGCCGCGGGTGGCCGTTATCAGCTACTCCAACTTCGGCTCCAACCCCGGCGAGCTGCCCGATAAGTCGCGCCGCGCTACGGAGTTGGCCAAAAAGCGCTACCCCGACCTGATTCTGGACGGCGAAATGCAGGCCAACACCGCCCTGAACCCGCAGCTACTGCGCGAACAGTACCCGTTTTCGGAACTGGCCGACAAAGGCGGCGCCAACACGCTCATTTTCCCGAATGTGATTAGCGGCAACATTGCCTACAAAGTGCTCCAGGAAATTGGGGGCGCCGAGGTAATCGGGCCAGTGCTGATGGGCATGCGCAAGCCGGTGCACATTCTGCAGCTGGGCGCCTCCGTCCGCGAAATCGTGAATATGGCTTCCATTGCCGTGGTCGACGCGCAGCAAAGCCAGGTGAGCCGCGGCCTGTAGTGGCACTTTTTACCGGTGGGCCTGCTGGCACAGAGCCGTAGGCACACCGGTAAAAGCCGCTGCTGCAGTGCCCAAATATTTAGTTGAAAATGCTAGCTGGTTTGGGATAGAAAACGCCCTGCCCGGTGTTGCCTCTCCGCCGCCGAGTATGCACCCGGCAGTTCCTGTTTTTCCCGCCTCCAACTCTCTCTCATGATTGCCTACATCGAAGGAAAGCTTGCCTATAAAGACCACGCTCAAGCCATTCTGGATGTGGCAGGCGTCGGCTACGAAGTCCGTATTTCGCTCACCACGTTCAGCAAGCTGCCCGCTGAGGGTGAAAAAGCCAAGCTCTACACGTTTCAGCACATCAAGGAAGACGCACACACGCTCTACGGCTTCCTCGACCCCAATGAAAAGGCGCTGTTTATGCAGTTGATTTCGGTGTCGGGCATTGGCCCAGGCACAGGCATTGTGATGGTGAGCAGCATGAGTGTGGGTGAAATCCGCCAAGCCATTGTCAACGAGGACGTACGCGCCATTCAGAGCATTAAAGGCGTCGGCCCCAAAACAGCGCAGCGCGTAATTCTGGAGCTCCGCGACAAGCTCCGCAAAGACGAATTGCTGGCCAAAGCCGGCGTGGATACCGTGCCGCTGGCCCGCACGCACAATACCAACCGCTCCGAAGCGTTGTCGGCTTTGGTAACGCTGGGCTTCGCCCGCTCGGCAGCCGAGAAAAACCTGGATCAGATTCAGCAGCGCCACGGCAACGACCTGAGCGTGGAGGAATTGATTAAGTTTGCTCTTAAGTCAAATTAGCGTTTAGCGCCACCCGCATCCTTTTTTATTTGTAGCACTTGAACTCCGGTAAGAAGTCCCTCACCGCCTCCGTTGTTGTTGTCGCGTCGTTGCTCATTGCTTGGTGGTCGCAGGCCGAACCTGTTGGGGCTTCTGCCTTCGATCTGCAACAACTATGGGCCTGGTTGCCGCTAGCCGGAGAGCATGGCCGGCTGCCGTGGCGCATGCCTGCGCCCGACACGCCGCGCACGGCCCTGCCCGATACCAGCCGCTACCGTCCCAGCCGTCGCCCCAAGGTAGACCCTGAGGACCGGGCCGGTACGCCGTTTTCGCCGCAGCGCCGCCGCTCGCCGCTGGTGCTGCCGCTGCCCGGCAACGTGCAGCAAACCGTGACGCCTGATGACAGCCTGCAATACTTCGATGTGGAGGAACGGGTGGGGCAGGAGTTTGACTTCCGGGACCCCAGCCGCCTGACGTTCGAAGAGTATTCGCGCTGGCAGCAACAGCAGGCTATACGGGACTATTTCCGAAATCGTTCGGCCGGAGGCGTAACAGGCCCCACCAGCCCCGACGTGGCTAGGCGCCTTATTCCCAAAATCTACCTCGGCCCTATGGCCGACCGGATTTTTGGTGGCTCTTACGTAGATATTCGGCCCGCTGGTGCCGTTACGCTGCGCATGGGCGCCCGCTTCAACCGCAACCAGAACCCTACGCTGACACTGCGTCAGCAGCGCATCGGCGACTTTCAGTACGACCAGAACCTGAACCTGAACCTGACCGGGCAGATAGGGGAGAAGTTGCGCCTGACGTTCAACTACGATACCAAAGCCGCCTTCGACTTCGAAAACAACATGAAGCTCGATTACACGGGCTTCGACACCGACATCATCCGCAAGATTGAGCTCGGCAACGTGAGTCTGCCGCTCAATAATTCGCTGATTGTGGGCGGCCAGAACCTGTTTGGGGTGAAGACGCAGCTGCAGTTTGGGCGCATGAGCGTGACGGCCGTGGCCAGTACCCTGCGCGGCCAGGCCGATGAAGTGCGCGTGCAGAACGGTGGCCAGAGCCGGCAGTTCGAAATTAAAGTAAGCCAGTACGAAAAGGACCGGCACTTCTTCCTGAGTCAGTTCTTCCGCGACCGGTACGACCAAGCCCTACGCAACCTGCCTACGGTGCAGAGCGGCATCGAAATCCGGCGCCTGGAAGTGTACGTCACCAACGACAACCGCCAGAGCGACAACCTGCGCAACGTGGTGCCTCTCATGGATTTGGGCGAAGCCAAGCGCGTATACCGGCGTCCCCTGCTCAACGCCGCTGGTACGCTGCCTTCCAGCCCTGTCAACAACGCCGCCAACCAGCTGGGCCAGCTGCTGACGACCAACGCCGAAGCCCGCGGCGAGCTGACCGTAGACAACTACCTGAGCCGGGGCGCTGTGGCAGGCCAGCCGCTAGTAAAGAACGTGGACTTTGAGCACGTGCGGGCTCGTAAGCTTGATGAGCGGGAATATACCTTCAACGCACAGCTGGGCTACATTTCGCTGAATACGCAGCTACTGCCCGAGCAGGTGCTGGGCGTGAGCTATGAGTACCTGTACAACGGCAAAACCTATAAAGTAGGGGAAGTGGTGGACGACTACGGCAACCGCGGCCAGGACGAGGTAGTGTTCCTGAAGCTGCTGAAAGCCACCAATCCAGCAGTAGGTATTGCGGACCCCGGTCAGAACCCTGACAACGAGAACCTGCTGACGCGCAATCTGCCGACGTGGGACCTGATGATGAAGAACGTGTACCCACTGAATGCTTCGCAGCTCAACCGGGACAATTTTCAGCTTCAGATTATTTACAAGGATGACATTACGGGCGTCGACCTGATTTCCATCAAGGACGGACGGCCCAATATCATTCAGAATATTCCGCTGATTGAGGTGCTGAACCTCGACAACGTGAACCCCAACAACGACCAGAACCCCGACGGTAACTTCGACTTCTTCCCCGGCATCACCATCGACCCGGAGTTGGGCAAGATTATCTTCCCACTGGTCGAGCCGTTCGGGTCGTTCCTGCGCTCCAAGTTCGATCCGGGGACTGAGCAGCCGCTGATTGATAAGTACGTGTACCAGGAGCTGTACACGCAGGTGCAGAGCGACGCCCAACAGCGTACCGAAAAGGACAAGTTTGTGCTGCGCGGCCGGTTCCAGGCCACGGCTACCGACGAAATTACGCTGCCCGGCCTTGGCATTGCGCAGGGCTCGGTGCGGGTGCGCGCCGGCTCGGTGCTGCTGGAAGAAGGCCGCGACTACCAGGTTTTCTACGACCAGGCCAAAGTCAAAATCCTGAACCCGGCTTACCTCAACTCGGCCAACGAGCTGCGGGTGGAATTCGAGAAAAATGCGCTGGTACAGGTGCAGCCGCGCAAGCTACTTGGGGCCCGCTTCGACTACCGCCTCAGCCAAGATGTCAACTTCGGCGCGACGATTCTGCACCTGCGCGAAAACCAGGCGCCAGGTATCAACCGCGTAAACATCGGCGACGAACCGGGCAACAACACGCTCTACGGCTTCGACGTGAATATGCGCCGCGACTCGCGCGCCCTCACCAAGTACCTCGATATGCTGCCCTTCCTTTCGACGAAGGAGCCTTCGTCGGTGGCGTTCAGCGGCGAGTTTGCGCAACTGCTGCCCGGCCAGTCGAAGCTAGGCAACGGCGAAAACGGCGTATCGTATCTGGACGACTTCGAGAATGCGCGCACGCCTTACACGTTGGGTGGCCTGAACTCGGCGGTAGCCTGGCGGCTGGGTTCCACGCCGCGTACTTTCCCCAACTTCGATGTCAACGACATTACCTCGGCCTACCGCCGTGCCAAGCTGGCGTGGTATTCCGTCGACCAGACGTACTATACCGATGGCCCCAGCCGGCCCTCCAATATCGGGGTAGCTGATCTGGACAACCACTACACGCGCGGCATCGAGCGGATTGAGGTGTTCCCGAACCGTGACGTAGGTGCTTCCGGCAATGGCTTCGAGTACTCACTGGACCTGGCTTACTACCCATCGGAGCGCGGACCGTACAACTACAACCCCAACATTGGGGCGGATGGCAGAACGCTGCCGAACCCGCAGCAGAACTACGGTGCTATTTCACGCGAAATCACCTTTGACACCGACTTCGACAACGCCAACGTCGAGTACCTGGAGTTCTGGATGATGGACCCGTTCCTGAAAGGAGTAAGAGGGCAGGTTATTGATGGCGAAAACGCTCCGGTCAACAACGACACGGGTGGGCGGCTCATCATCAACTTGGGCAACGTGAGCGAAGACGTGCTGCGCGACAACAACCAGTATGAGTTTGAAAACGGCCTGTCGGTTACAGATCCGGCCGACCCGAATGATACGCGCAATACTGCATGGGGCCGTGTTTCGCGCCAGCAGTTCCTGACCGATGCGTTCAGCAACACGCCCGGCGGCCGTGCGCGGCAGGATGTAGGCCTCGACGGTCTGAATGATACGGAAGAGTCGCAGTTTTTCGGAAAAGCCTATGGCGACCCTTCCGGCGACAATTTCCGCCACCACCTCGACCCGTTCTACGACCAGAACAACGTGGGTATTTTGGGCCGCTATAAGCAGTACAACGGTCTGGAAGGCAACTCACAGGAGAATAGCCAGCTTTCGTCCACAGCCTTCCCCGACAAGGAGGACCTGAACCGAGACAACGTTATTTCGGAGACGGAGCGCTACTACGAGTACCAGCTGGAGCTGCGCGACGGCCAGTTGGCCGTGGGCAGCAACTTCGTGGTCGACAAAATCACGAACACAATCAAAGGCGACCAGGTGTCGTGGTACCAGTTCCGGATTCCAGTGCGCAGCTACAACAATGTGCGCAGCGCCGACGGCCAGCCGTTCGGCTTCAAATCCATCCGGTTCCTGCGCATGTACCTCACTGACTGGCAGCAGCCCGTGGTGCTGCGCATGGTGCAACCCCAGTTCATTGCCAACCAGTGGCGCCGCTACCTGAGCCCGATTTCGGAGCCCAACCAGCCCTGCCTCAACTGCGGCGAAACGGCAGCAGCCTTCAACATCAGCACGGTAAGCATCGAGGAAAACGGCCCCGGCAACAAAGGCGCTATTCCGTACGTGCTACCGCCTAACATCCAGCGCGATAAAGAGTACGGCTCCAGCACCGTAAACCGCGAGCAGAACGAGCAAAGCCTGCGCCTGTGCGTGGAAGAGCTGCGCGACGGTTTTGGGCAGGCGGCCTACAAAAATCTGAGCCTGAGCCTGCTGCGCTACAAGCAGCTGCGCCTGTTCCTGCACGCCGAAAGCGAAAACCCTAACCT
This genomic window contains:
- a CDS encoding YdeI/OmpD-associated family protein, translated to METSHTFQAQLEAGGPSFMPTQIVVVPPLMVEALGGKSAKRVTGTVNGHAVRLGLLPLPGGGRYLMLNKDLCRAIGIQLGQHLTVSLTPDPDPDHVDPPEELAEALEAWPEAAATFAGQTGAMRRAMAQHVASAKQPETRARRAVELAERLALGRHPFRKL
- the ruvA gene encoding Holliday junction branch migration protein RuvA, which gives rise to MIAYIEGKLAYKDHAQAILDVAGVGYEVRISLTTFSKLPAEGEKAKLYTFQHIKEDAHTLYGFLDPNEKALFMQLISVSGIGPGTGIVMVSSMSVGEIRQAIVNEDVRAIQSIKGVGPKTAQRVILELRDKLRKDELLAKAGVDTVPLARTHNTNRSEALSALVTLGFARSAAEKNLDQIQQRHGNDLSVEELIKFALKSN
- a CDS encoding NADP-dependent malic enzyme, yielding MLKINKQDALDYHSQSPAGKIEVVPTKPVSTQLDLALAYSPGVAEPCLAIAANPDDVYKYTAKGNLVAVISNGTAVLGLGNIGPAASKPVMEGKGVLFKKFAGIDCFDIEIDATDPDEFIRIVKALEPTFGGINLEDIKAPECFRIETELREKMNIPLMHDDQHGTAIISSAALLNGLEVVGKSIKEIKLVVSGAGAAAISCLRLYLALGLKLENVVVFDKDGIIHAGRTDLAPLQMQFATSRSISTLAEAMEGADVFLGLSAANVLPAELLLKMADNPIVFALANPSPEIAYELAVATRPDLIMATGRSDHPNQVNNVLGFPYIFRGALDVRATEINEAMKLAAVRALSDLAKEPVPDMVNRAYGDNTLAFGRTYLIPKPLDPRLITTVSPAVAKAAMESGSARRNIEDWTAYEDELRGRLGVNQKLMNRITSAARANPKRVVFAEADNYKILKAAQILFDEGIAVPILLGNRKKLEGIAQANNLDLNGCQIIDILEEDAKREEYANLLYEKRRRRGITLYEGRRLLRERNYYGSMMLETGEADAFITGLTKDYGKSIVPSLQVIGVEEGVKRVASMYIIQHKKGPFFFADTTVNIDPTAEEMVDIIGLTAEAVRFFDAEPRVAVISYSNFGSNPGELPDKSRRATELAKKRYPDLILDGEMQANTALNPQLLREQYPFSELADKGGANTLIFPNVISGNIAYKVLQEIGGAEVIGPVLMGMRKPVHILQLGASVREIVNMASIAVVDAQQSQVSRGL
- a CDS encoding TonB-dependent receptor plug domain-containing protein, which codes for MKFPPIPALRYLTIGATTTSVIAISLAFRLPADPAEKLVERLLAFYAEAQPEVSYLHLNQAAYAAGETVWFKAYVADARYHRLDSLSRVLYVDVVSPSGRRVLLRRTLALRGGLAHGDLALPDTLAQGVYTVRAYTSWMRNAGEQLFFSRRLPVWQMASPATDEVGTPAGKTTSARRSSARPAAALRPDVQFFPEGGDYVAGLATVVGVKAMDATGTGLAVRGEILDEQNQVQASFSTPALGMSSFNFTPAPGRRYHARVVLPTGATADYPLPAALPDGFVMNTREAGNSLKVFIRHRAAAGTSAKPAGFRLLAHVRGTPVYMGQGQIQADETFSASLPKDKMPAGVLHLTLFDDQQQPRAERLAFVPDARPLRVTVRPDKSGYGPREAVTVDVEVRTADGAPAAAELSLAVTSEAGLPATATTDATIESQLLLTSELKGYVENPGYYFRNSTPETRLALDQLLLTQGWSRFVWRELLQDVSPVANYQFLPEQSLSLGGRLVRANQKPVPNGSVTLLQQPSRSVSTGQANAQGQFLFMGFSGQDSTKVVVQARTEKGSSNVLVQLNELWPLPAKPLPLPLLVPAAAPEVAAYTQRSRRQQVLEQQYRPDSSRSIQLRNVTVKGSRPAEPARDIRSIHSNPSAVLNLRDIPQANAYTDIFQLLQGRVAGVQVTRSGSSYNVLIRGITSLSGPSQPLFLLDGVPLSDADALMGISPSIVERIEVLKGPSAAIYGMRGGAGAIAVFTKTGNPDYDYSKEPAAGIVTRLLPAYYRAREFYAPRYEKAPAAARPDPRATTLYWLPRLAVSASGTARFTFYTADQGGTFRVSAEGIGAAGQPALGASALRVTPR